From one Zhongshania sp. R06B22 genomic stretch:
- the alr gene encoding alanine racemase translates to MHRTTWVEFNSKALRHNAAAVRRLAPSAAILAMVKANGYGHGADWVAKQLHNMVDGFAVARFSEALNLRGSQAQKRILLLGTELNGEQLQECARHHLDVVIHDIDTAKELANTSLAEPITVWLKMNTGMNRLGMSASEFAQAHKLLASKSTVAAIHHMSHFSDAETADHSTTALQYQRLTSLSHSLGDVPISMANSAAIIVHPQTQLDWVRPGIMLYGDDPSSSLPAGSDLQSVMTFKAKVLAVRDLEAGDAVGYNRRWQSTGKSRIATIAAGYADGYPRQAPDGTPVLINGARASLAGRVSMDLMTVDVSHLPTVKAGDVATLWGEQLPAAEVGQHCNTISYELFTRITERVERIYL, encoded by the coding sequence ATGCATAGAACAACTTGGGTTGAATTCAATAGTAAAGCGCTGCGTCACAATGCGGCTGCCGTGCGTCGTCTTGCGCCTAGTGCCGCTATCTTAGCGATGGTCAAAGCCAATGGCTATGGACACGGTGCAGATTGGGTCGCCAAGCAATTACACAATATGGTCGACGGGTTCGCCGTCGCCCGGTTTAGTGAAGCTTTGAATTTACGGGGCAGCCAAGCACAAAAACGAATTCTACTACTAGGCACCGAGCTGAATGGCGAGCAATTACAGGAATGCGCGCGTCATCACCTAGATGTTGTCATTCATGACATCGACACCGCAAAGGAACTTGCAAACACCTCCTTGGCCGAGCCTATCACGGTCTGGTTAAAGATGAACACTGGCATGAATCGGCTTGGCATGAGCGCATCGGAATTTGCCCAAGCGCACAAATTGCTTGCGTCCAAATCTACTGTTGCGGCGATTCATCATATGAGTCATTTCAGTGATGCAGAAACTGCGGACCACAGCACCACCGCGCTACAATACCAGCGTCTGACCTCGCTCAGCCACTCTCTGGGTGACGTCCCCATAAGTATGGCCAACTCCGCGGCGATTATTGTTCACCCCCAAACCCAGCTCGACTGGGTTCGCCCCGGCATTATGCTTTATGGCGACGACCCCAGTAGCAGCCTGCCTGCCGGCAGCGATTTACAGTCTGTGATGACGTTTAAAGCCAAGGTCTTAGCGGTAAGAGACTTAGAGGCAGGCGACGCGGTCGGTTATAACCGGCGCTGGCAATCAACAGGTAAATCGCGTATTGCAACCATTGCAGCAGGCTACGCCGACGGCTATCCCCGCCAAGCGCCCGATGGCACGCCAGTGCTAATCAATGGTGCACGCGCCAGCCTAGCGGGCCGAGTTTCTATGGATTTAATGACTGTAGATGTTAGCCATCTACCCACAGTAAAAGCCGGTGACGTGGCCACTCTATGGGGTGAGCAGCTTCCCGCCGCCGAAGTGGGCCAGCACTGCAATACCATTAGCTACGAATTATTTACTCGCATTACCGAACGAGTTGAGCGCATCTATTTATAG
- the cysB gene encoding HTH-type transcriptional regulator CysB has product MKLQQLRYIWEVAHHEMNVSATAQSLFTSQPGISKQIRMLEDELGVEIFARNGKHLTRITPAGEAILKTAGEILYKTESIKHTAQEFKNPKKGSLSIATTHTQARYALPSVIKTFIERYPDVSLHMHQGTPMQISELAANFEVDFAIATEALELFSDLIMMPCYRWNRTILVPKDHPLTQINNLQIEDVALFPIVTYVFGFTGRSKLDEAFLNKGLEPKVVFTATDADVIKTYVRLGLGIGIVAEMAYDPVADSDLVALDASHLFEPSVTKVGFRRGTYMRKFMYDFVELFAPHLTADLVDKAYQCQTKHDLEALFADIDLPMY; this is encoded by the coding sequence ATGAAACTGCAACAGTTGCGCTATATTTGGGAAGTTGCGCACCACGAGATGAATGTATCGGCAACGGCTCAAAGCTTATTTACGTCGCAGCCCGGCATTAGTAAGCAAATACGCATGTTAGAAGATGAGTTGGGTGTAGAAATTTTCGCTCGCAATGGCAAACACCTCACTCGAATTACTCCCGCTGGTGAAGCGATTTTAAAAACTGCTGGTGAGATTCTGTACAAGACCGAAAGTATTAAACACACCGCCCAAGAGTTTAAGAATCCGAAGAAGGGTAGCCTGTCAATTGCAACTACCCACACTCAGGCCCGCTATGCACTGCCTAGTGTTATCAAGACCTTCATTGAACGCTATCCCGATGTGTCCTTGCATATGCACCAGGGTACGCCCATGCAAATTTCGGAGTTGGCCGCCAACTTTGAAGTCGATTTCGCTATTGCAACCGAAGCACTGGAGTTGTTTAGTGACTTGATTATGATGCCGTGTTATCGCTGGAATAGAACGATTCTAGTTCCCAAAGATCACCCTTTAACGCAGATCAACAATCTCCAGATCGAAGACGTGGCTCTGTTTCCAATTGTGACCTATGTGTTTGGCTTTACCGGCCGCTCAAAGTTAGACGAAGCCTTCCTCAACAAGGGGCTTGAACCTAAAGTGGTGTTTACCGCCACCGATGCCGATGTTATTAAAACCTATGTTCGCCTTGGCCTAGGTATTGGGATTGTTGCCGAAATGGCCTATGACCCTGTGGCAGACTCGGATTTAGTGGCCCTTGATGCAAGTCATCTCTTTGAGCCTAGCGTTACCAAAGTAGGATTTCGTCGCGGTACTTATATGCGAAAATTCATGTATGATTTTGTAGAGCTATTTGCTCCTCATTTGACCGCAGATTTAGTCGATAAAGCCTATCAGTGCCAGACTAAGCACGACCTTGAAGCGCTGTTTGCAGATATTGATTTGCCCATGTACTAG
- the yajC gene encoding preprotein translocase subunit YajC translates to MSFFISEAQAQTAGGAAAPGGELFQIGFLVLMFALFYFIAIRPQRKRQKEHAAMVAALGKGDEVVTTSGILGKVTKLDDDYVVVAVTDNVELKFQRSSIHAVLPKGTLKAI, encoded by the coding sequence ATGAGCTTTTTCATTTCTGAAGCACAAGCCCAAACTGCTGGTGGCGCTGCGGCTCCCGGTGGCGAGTTATTCCAGATCGGCTTTCTGGTACTGATGTTTGCCCTGTTTTACTTTATCGCTATTCGTCCTCAGCGCAAGCGCCAAAAAGAGCATGCCGCTATGGTTGCGGCTTTGGGGAAAGGCGACGAAGTAGTCACTACCAGCGGTATTCTTGGTAAAGTCACAAAACTTGATGACGACTATGTGGTCGTTGCCGTGACGGATAATGTGGAATTGAAATTTCAGCGTTCATCCATTCACGCGGTGCTGCCCAAAGGCACCTTGAAAGCAATCTAA
- a CDS encoding 1-aminocyclopropane-1-carboxylate deaminase/D-cysteine desulfhydrase — protein MPSSIKSSDTTIQTFGGHVPPRLKLAQLPTPLQLLDRLSKRIGGPKIWVKRDDLTGSLLSGNKVRKLEFNLAQAIADDCDTIITCGGLQSNHCRATALLCAQLGLKCHLILRGDDKQIPDGNLLLDYLAGAEISYYPAAQYQRELDDILVRVQATYQKKNRKAFIIPTGASDAIGVWGYVEACAELKQDFLEHGISPSHIICATGSGGTQAGLSAGVHRYGIDAKVYGVNVCDDEAWFLNKVKCDLRDWEQRYQTGIDLDALSLNVIDGYVGAGYAQAGQEVFACIADVARGEGLVLDPVYTGKAFYGMLDQLKKGRFGDTGDIVFVHTGGVFGVFPQRENFNFN, from the coding sequence ATGCCTTCTTCTATTAAAAGTTCAGATACCACGATACAAACATTCGGTGGTCACGTGCCACCGCGACTCAAGCTTGCACAATTGCCCACTCCCTTACAGCTCCTCGACCGCCTTAGCAAACGCATCGGTGGACCCAAGATTTGGGTGAAGCGCGATGATTTAACTGGCAGCCTACTGTCGGGCAATAAGGTGCGCAAATTAGAATTCAATTTGGCCCAAGCCATTGCCGATGACTGCGACACCATTATTACTTGTGGGGGGCTGCAATCCAACCACTGTCGGGCGACGGCATTGCTGTGCGCGCAGCTGGGTTTGAAATGTCATTTGATTTTACGAGGCGATGACAAACAAATTCCAGACGGCAATCTACTCTTGGATTATTTGGCTGGGGCCGAGATTAGCTATTATCCCGCCGCACAATATCAGCGCGAATTAGATGATATTTTGGTGCGCGTTCAGGCGACTTATCAAAAGAAGAATAGAAAGGCGTTTATTATTCCCACCGGCGCCTCTGACGCAATTGGTGTCTGGGGTTATGTTGAAGCCTGCGCGGAACTTAAGCAGGATTTTCTTGAGCACGGTATCTCGCCAAGCCATATTATTTGCGCTACCGGTTCAGGCGGCACCCAAGCTGGTTTGAGCGCAGGTGTTCACCGCTACGGCATAGATGCCAAGGTTTATGGCGTTAATGTTTGTGATGACGAAGCGTGGTTCTTGAATAAAGTTAAGTGTGATTTAAGAGATTGGGAGCAGCGCTATCAAACTGGCATAGACCTTGATGCTTTGTCGCTAAACGTAATCGATGGCTATGTTGGAGCGGGTTATGCGCAGGCGGGACAAGAAGTCTTTGCTTGTATAGCGGATGTTGCCCGCGGCGAAGGCCTAGTGCTCGATCCGGTGTACACCGGCAAGGCCTTTTACGGCATGTTGGATCAATTGAAAAAAGGCCGCTTTGGCGATACCGGCGACATCGTGTTTGTGCATACCGGTGGGGTGTTTGGTGTATTCCCGCAGAGGGAAAATTTCAATTTTAATTAA
- a CDS encoding nuclear transport factor 2 family protein → MSQHSLETLFAIEAIKKLKYIYLRAVDTHDWDLLESTLTTDCTARYDAGKYSFDNREQLISGLKGHMDSPQVLTMHNCHHPEIDIHDGASATGKWYLQDLVFNKEQNWMLFGTAIYTDQYRFSDGEWRICHTEYERIMEAINAPIPASLSFTHNMFEKK, encoded by the coding sequence ATGAGCCAACACTCACTTGAGACTCTTTTCGCTATTGAAGCGATCAAAAAGTTGAAGTACATCTATCTACGCGCTGTTGATACTCATGATTGGGACCTTTTGGAAAGCACCCTCACTACTGACTGCACCGCACGCTATGATGCTGGCAAATACAGCTTTGACAACCGTGAGCAGCTGATAAGCGGCTTGAAAGGCCATATGGACTCGCCTCAGGTCTTGACCATGCATAACTGTCATCACCCAGAAATAGATATCCATGATGGAGCTAGCGCTACTGGTAAGTGGTATTTACAGGATTTGGTGTTTAATAAAGAGCAGAATTGGATGTTATTTGGCACCGCCATATATACTGACCAATACCGCTTTAGCGACGGTGAGTGGCGTATTTGTCACACTGAATACGAACGTATAATGGAAGCGATTAACGCACCTATACCTGCGAGCTTAAGTTTCACTCATAATATGTTTGAAAAAAAATAG
- a CDS encoding trypsin-like serine peptidase produces MHNYRLISLLNSIGLAAARTARNAVAVLFSVFCSAASADCSDSIFPPAASAWLLPTAEKRLEFGENINVSPAVCEYTNIELAQWYFWGEGSQGTNTQSADIELAYRHATQAVSANHWPYELALMHAAFVLKGMDTGLSLEEAVRRYRREILSGDPLRRDKALAMLNQLSGFLPRVMTAPNAVFADSRLSKPLALQPTLALQLSKRGKKNLILTADTDGAPRLLWANAVVDADKSISLIFQRQASLGASGSEDVRQQLWRLPTSMPRSGILLSRFTQADGSYYESRCTATQLASQWLISASHCLYTPAGDGQLRSLQFIADPNASSGSDGAATPVTAAWHHRQHHPKHQHNGELGRYSGSDIALFKLASPIPMQKPPMLAIPNSQNLWVESLAYPNDKTRYTLWSSRCRSSLWQRGTQKLGDLYVLDCFSYAGQSGAVLTQNNDSQRQIIGVLSARISNASINQPVFAALTHALIKEIKTVMAGEHSALFVAMPIMSPVNVAAAKP; encoded by the coding sequence ATGCATAATTATCGACTCATTTCCTTGCTGAATTCTATCGGGCTTGCCGCGGCGAGAACAGCGCGCAATGCTGTCGCTGTGCTCTTTTCGGTTTTCTGTAGCGCTGCTAGCGCTGATTGTAGTGACAGCATCTTTCCCCCAGCGGCCTCCGCATGGCTGCTGCCGACTGCGGAGAAGCGCCTGGAGTTTGGCGAAAATATAAATGTCAGTCCAGCCGTATGTGAGTATACAAACATTGAATTGGCACAGTGGTATTTCTGGGGTGAGGGCAGCCAAGGTACTAACACTCAGAGCGCCGACATTGAGCTAGCTTATCGTCATGCCACCCAGGCGGTAAGCGCAAATCACTGGCCTTACGAATTGGCCTTGATGCATGCAGCTTTTGTGTTAAAGGGCATGGACACTGGGCTTAGTCTTGAAGAGGCCGTGCGGCGTTATCGAAGAGAAATCCTCAGTGGTGATCCTCTGCGTCGAGATAAAGCCTTGGCGATGTTAAACCAATTGAGTGGTTTTTTACCTCGTGTCATGACGGCTCCTAATGCGGTGTTTGCAGATTCTCGGCTGTCTAAGCCGCTTGCGTTGCAGCCAACATTGGCGCTGCAATTATCTAAGCGCGGCAAAAAGAACCTTATTCTAACGGCGGATACTGACGGCGCGCCAAGGCTGTTGTGGGCGAATGCTGTGGTTGACGCTGATAAATCGATATCTTTAATATTTCAGCGTCAGGCCTCTCTAGGCGCAAGTGGTAGCGAGGATGTGCGCCAACAACTTTGGCGGCTGCCAACGTCCATGCCGCGCAGCGGTATATTATTAAGTAGATTTACTCAAGCTGATGGTAGCTACTATGAATCACGCTGCACTGCCACGCAGCTGGCCTCGCAGTGGTTGATATCAGCCTCGCACTGTTTATATACACCGGCCGGCGATGGCCAACTCCGTTCGCTGCAGTTTATTGCAGATCCAAACGCATCCTCTGGGAGTGATGGCGCTGCGACGCCAGTGACGGCGGCGTGGCATCATCGCCAGCATCATCCTAAACATCAGCATAATGGTGAGCTTGGCCGCTACAGTGGATCAGATATCGCTCTATTTAAGTTGGCGTCTCCGATACCTATGCAAAAACCGCCGATGCTGGCGATACCAAATTCTCAAAATCTTTGGGTGGAAAGCCTCGCTTATCCGAATGATAAAACCCGCTATACCCTGTGGTCCTCCCGTTGCCGCTCAAGTTTATGGCAGCGAGGCACTCAAAAGTTAGGCGATTTATATGTTCTGGATTGTTTTAGTTACGCGGGGCAGAGTGGCGCAGTATTGACACAGAACAATGACAGCCAGCGCCAAATTATCGGAGTATTGTCGGCGCGCATTTCCAACGCCAGTATTAATCAGCCTGTATTTGCGGCTTTAACGCACGCTCTGATTAAGGAGATTAAAACTGTGATGGCTGGCGAGCACTCGGCTTTGTTTGTCGCTATGCCAATTATGTCACCAGTGAATGTGGCCGCCGCAAAACCCTAG
- the thrH gene encoding bifunctional phosphoserine phosphatase/homoserine phosphotransferase ThrH: MEIACLDLEGVLIPEIWIDFAERTGIEALKATTRDIPDYDVLMQQRLRLLNENGLGLPDIQEVIADMAPMEGAVEFLDWLRARFQVVILSDTFYEFAAPLMKQLGWPTLLCHKLETDSLGKVVDYRIRQVNPKRQAVLALKTLYYRIIAAGDSYNDTTMLAEADAGILFKAPDNVISEFPQFPAVHDYEALKLEFIKASNRNLSL, from the coding sequence GTGGAAATCGCTTGTCTTGACTTGGAAGGGGTGCTGATCCCAGAAATCTGGATCGATTTTGCGGAGCGCACTGGTATCGAAGCGTTGAAGGCAACTACCCGTGATATACCCGACTATGATGTGCTGATGCAGCAGCGCCTGCGTTTGTTGAACGAAAACGGCTTAGGCCTACCAGATATTCAGGAAGTCATTGCTGATATGGCGCCAATGGAAGGTGCTGTAGAGTTTTTGGATTGGCTGCGCGCGCGTTTTCAGGTGGTTATTTTGTCAGACACCTTCTACGAGTTTGCCGCGCCACTGATGAAGCAATTAGGTTGGCCAACGCTGCTGTGCCATAAATTGGAAACCGACAGCTTGGGGAAGGTCGTCGACTACCGTATTCGCCAAGTGAATCCTAAGCGCCAAGCCGTTCTTGCCTTAAAAACCCTGTACTACCGAATTATTGCTGCAGGCGATTCCTACAATGACACCACCATGTTGGCAGAAGCCGATGCTGGCATTCTGTTTAAAGCGCCGGACAATGTTATTAGCGAATTCCCGCAATTCCCCGCAGTACACGACTATGAAGCCCTAAAGCTGGAATTTATTAAAGCGTCTAACCGCAATCTAAGCTTGTAA
- a CDS encoding exodeoxyribonuclease III: MRIITANTNGIRSAGRKGFFEWLAKQDADVVCIQETKAQRDQLEDELYHPKGYTTVYSDAIKKGYSGTAMYCKKPPNSVTTSLGWDPADSEGRYIRADYDKISVISMYLPSGSSGDEAQAKKDAFLDNIYLHFLELKAAGRELVICADWNICHKEIDLKNWKGNKKNSGFLPHEREWLDKLYDEAGFVDAFREINQDAVYTWWSNRGQAYANNVGWRLDYHVVTPGLVAGIRSADVYTDERFSDHAPFTMDYDYSL, encoded by the coding sequence ATGCGGATTATTACTGCGAATACCAATGGTATTCGTTCGGCAGGGCGGAAGGGTTTTTTTGAATGGTTGGCTAAACAAGATGCTGACGTGGTTTGTATTCAGGAAACTAAGGCGCAGCGCGATCAGCTTGAAGACGAGCTGTATCACCCAAAAGGTTATACCACCGTTTATAGTGACGCCATAAAGAAGGGCTATAGCGGTACGGCAATGTATTGTAAAAAGCCGCCCAATAGCGTCACCACCTCTTTGGGTTGGGATCCAGCTGACAGTGAGGGCCGTTACATTCGGGCGGATTACGATAAAATAAGTGTTATTTCCATGTACCTGCCATCTGGCTCTAGCGGAGATGAGGCGCAGGCCAAAAAAGACGCCTTTCTCGATAACATTTATCTGCATTTTCTTGAGTTAAAAGCGGCTGGTCGCGAACTGGTGATCTGCGCGGACTGGAATATTTGCCACAAAGAAATTGATTTAAAAAATTGGAAAGGCAATAAGAAAAACTCCGGTTTCTTGCCACATGAGCGAGAATGGTTAGATAAATTATATGATGAGGCCGGCTTTGTTGACGCCTTTCGGGAGATTAATCAAGACGCGGTTTACACTTGGTGGTCGAATCGCGGCCAAGCCTATGCAAACAATGTGGGATGGCGCTTGGATTATCACGTTGTTACGCCAGGCCTAGTCGCTGGAATCCGGAGCGCCGATGTATATACGGACGAGCGCTTTTCAGATCACGCGCCCTTTACTATGGATTATGATTACTCGCTTTGA
- a CDS encoding alanine/glycine:cation symporter family protein, which produces MEQISAFVSAINGVVWGPLMLVLILGTGAYLMIGLRLMPLLNIGPAFRLLLKGRKSSQGKGQISPFQALMTSLSATIGTGNIAGVATAIALGGPGALFWMWCTALVGMATKYAEAVCAVQFREQDAEGNFSGGPMYYIKNGLGPRWRWLAACFAFFGAIAGFGIGNTVQANSVADAMQGAFGIPIWVSAAVMVVGVAAVILGGVKRVASVAGFLVPIMAVSYLAIGVLILLMNLSALPAVFNLVIHSAFNGTAAVGGFAGAGIAAAIRFGVARGIFSNEAGLGSAPIAHAAAKTNNPVRQGMIAMLGTFIDTILVCSVTGFVILLSGVWQTGESGAALSTMAFESQIPGGHYIVAVGLAVFAFTTMLGWSYYSERCVVYFFGPRGVMPFRIAWVLAIPLGAMANLGFIWLLADTLNALMAIPNLIALILLSPVVFQLTKTQLAAAKSSA; this is translated from the coding sequence ATGGAACAAATATCAGCATTTGTAAGTGCCATTAACGGTGTAGTGTGGGGGCCTTTGATGTTGGTGCTCATATTGGGCACAGGCGCCTACCTGATGATTGGTTTACGGCTGATGCCGCTGCTGAATATTGGGCCTGCCTTTCGCTTACTCCTTAAGGGACGTAAAAGCAGCCAAGGTAAAGGCCAGATTAGCCCCTTCCAAGCGCTAATGACTTCTTTAAGCGCCACTATTGGCACCGGCAATATCGCTGGCGTGGCAACCGCCATTGCACTGGGCGGTCCCGGCGCCTTGTTTTGGATGTGGTGTACCGCTCTCGTCGGCATGGCAACAAAATATGCGGAGGCAGTGTGCGCGGTGCAGTTTCGCGAGCAAGATGCCGAGGGCAATTTTAGCGGCGGCCCCATGTACTACATCAAAAATGGCTTAGGGCCGCGCTGGCGCTGGCTCGCTGCCTGTTTTGCTTTCTTCGGTGCCATTGCGGGCTTTGGTATTGGCAATACGGTTCAGGCCAATTCAGTCGCTGACGCCATGCAGGGTGCTTTCGGAATACCAATTTGGGTCAGTGCTGCGGTCATGGTTGTTGGCGTTGCAGCCGTCATATTGGGCGGTGTAAAGCGCGTCGCCAGTGTGGCAGGTTTTTTGGTTCCCATTATGGCCGTCAGTTATCTTGCCATTGGCGTGCTTATCTTGCTGATGAATCTTAGCGCCTTGCCCGCTGTTTTCAATTTAGTCATCCATTCCGCTTTCAATGGCACAGCCGCGGTAGGCGGTTTTGCTGGCGCCGGTATTGCAGCGGCAATTCGGTTCGGTGTGGCGCGGGGTATTTTTTCTAATGAAGCTGGGCTGGGTAGTGCGCCCATAGCCCATGCAGCTGCCAAGACTAACAACCCGGTGCGGCAGGGTATGATTGCCATGCTCGGCACCTTCATCGATACAATTTTAGTGTGTTCAGTCACCGGCTTTGTAATTTTGCTTTCCGGGGTATGGCAGACCGGAGAAAGTGGCGCTGCGCTGTCGACAATGGCTTTTGAATCACAGATTCCCGGTGGTCATTACATTGTTGCGGTGGGCTTGGCGGTTTTTGCTTTTACCACAATGCTGGGCTGGTCTTACTACAGCGAACGCTGCGTGGTGTACTTTTTTGGCCCCCGCGGCGTAATGCCATTTCGCATCGCCTGGGTGTTAGCCATCCCACTGGGCGCGATGGCAAACCTGGGTTTTATTTGGCTGCTGGCAGATACCTTGAACGCTTTAATGGCCATTCCAAATTTAATTGCCTTAATATTGCTGAGTCCAGTGGTATTCCAGCTGACTAAGACTCAGTTGGCGGCGGCGAAATCAAGCGCTTAA
- the pabB gene encoding aminodeoxychorismate synthase component I, translating to MARLRRILLPYSRDSCAIFASLKHLPFPVFLDSAAPFSDYGRFDIICAQPDEVISLKTMPYDSIEMFIINTELRLAEVCSNYIHDEELPFCGGAIGYLSYDFAEITHSVRHKQAEDDSSATPYFHAGIYPWAIVVDHQRRHCELVAQASVSADYLAHIEGLVVAATEPDAKPANFALSGIFETSLDIQQYRQAFERVQDYIHAGDCYQINLTRAFTAPYQGDPWQAYQGLRKTAAAPFSAYVDLGDSQILSFSPERLLSACNGRLQTQPIKGTAARDPDPIKDLALAVELQSSAKNRAENVMIVDLLRNDFSKSCQPSSVQTDKLCELQSFRTVHHLVSTVSGQLRPGCTAFKALLNCFPGGSITGAPKQRAMEIIAEIEPHRRGFYCGSIFYLGGGGKMDSSITIRSFVCADNHIRGWAGGGIVADSEVDEEFIETETKIGKLLQALADF from the coding sequence ATGGCCCGTCTTCGTCGCATATTGCTACCCTACTCCCGCGACAGCTGCGCTATATTTGCGAGTCTGAAACATCTACCATTTCCAGTGTTTTTAGATAGCGCAGCGCCCTTTAGCGACTACGGTCGATTCGACATTATTTGCGCTCAACCTGATGAAGTTATTTCATTAAAAACAATGCCCTACGACAGCATTGAAATGTTTATTATTAACACTGAATTGCGCTTAGCCGAGGTATGTAGCAACTACATTCACGATGAGGAGCTGCCCTTTTGCGGCGGTGCGATTGGCTACCTGAGTTATGATTTTGCCGAAATCACTCATTCTGTCAGGCATAAACAAGCAGAAGATGACAGCTCAGCCACGCCATACTTCCACGCTGGCATCTATCCCTGGGCCATTGTTGTGGATCATCAGCGTCGACATTGCGAGCTCGTGGCCCAAGCTTCGGTTAGCGCAGATTACTTGGCGCACATCGAAGGCCTTGTTGTCGCCGCTACCGAACCCGACGCAAAGCCAGCCAACTTTGCGCTAAGCGGCATATTTGAGACCTCCTTGGATATCCAGCAATACCGGCAGGCTTTTGAACGAGTTCAAGACTATATTCACGCCGGCGACTGTTATCAAATCAACCTGACACGGGCTTTTACAGCGCCTTATCAGGGGGATCCATGGCAAGCCTATCAAGGTTTACGGAAAACTGCCGCCGCGCCCTTCTCGGCTTATGTCGATCTCGGTGATAGCCAGATTCTAAGTTTTTCACCAGAGCGTCTGCTGTCGGCATGTAATGGCCGGCTGCAAACCCAGCCTATTAAAGGCACAGCTGCCCGCGATCCAGATCCAATCAAAGACCTGGCCTTGGCTGTCGAGTTGCAAAGCAGTGCTAAGAATCGCGCCGAGAACGTGATGATTGTAGATTTACTGCGCAATGATTTCAGCAAAAGCTGTCAGCCGTCATCGGTACAAACCGACAAGTTGTGCGAGCTGCAAAGCTTTCGCACCGTGCATCATTTAGTCAGCACCGTATCCGGTCAATTGCGTCCCGGTTGCACTGCGTTCAAAGCATTGCTGAACTGTTTTCCCGGCGGCTCCATCACTGGCGCGCCAAAACAAAGAGCCATGGAAATCATTGCTGAAATAGAGCCCCATCGGCGCGGTTTCTACTGCGGCAGTATTTTCTACCTGGGTGGCGGCGGCAAGATGGACAGCAGCATCACCATCCGCAGTTTTGTCTGTGCAGATAATCACATTCGTGGATGGGCTGGGGGTGGCATTGTTGCCGACTCTGAGGTCGACGAGGAGTTTATTGAGACTGAAACAAAAATCGGCAAGCTCCTACAGGCGCTTGCCGATTTCTAA
- a CDS encoding 5'-nucleotidase: MPKGFESKLVVAISSRALFNLDESHRVYESEGLNAYQSYQIDHENEILEPGEAFGIVERLLQLNNYLDDARVEVILLSRNSADTGLRVFNSIEHYGLNISRAAFSGGESPYRYVSAFGCHLFLSTNAEDVRRALDNGVAAATLLSRSKKSQPVSNRELRFAFDGDAVIFSDEAEQVFKRDGLEAFTASEVAAANTPLSGGPFKNFLAALNALQRELSDDDPPIRIALVTARSAPTHKRVIQTLRNWNIRIDESLFLGGLDKGEFLAAYGADVFFDDQPGHCASASEHVSTGHVPHGIANKVDD, from the coding sequence ATGCCCAAAGGATTTGAGAGTAAATTAGTAGTCGCTATTTCATCCAGAGCATTATTCAATCTGGATGAAAGTCATCGGGTGTATGAATCAGAGGGGCTCAATGCCTATCAAAGCTATCAGATAGACCATGAGAATGAGATTTTAGAACCAGGCGAAGCCTTCGGTATTGTTGAGCGCCTGTTGCAGCTCAATAATTATCTTGATGATGCCCGCGTTGAAGTCATCCTACTTTCACGTAATTCAGCCGATACCGGTCTGCGGGTATTTAATTCCATAGAGCATTACGGGCTCAATATTAGCCGCGCAGCGTTTAGCGGCGGGGAAAGCCCTTACCGTTATGTATCAGCTTTTGGCTGTCATCTTTTTTTATCGACCAATGCAGAAGACGTGCGCCGTGCACTGGATAACGGTGTCGCCGCGGCGACTTTGTTATCACGCTCCAAAAAATCCCAGCCCGTGAGTAATCGAGAGCTGCGTTTTGCCTTCGATGGTGATGCGGTTATCTTTTCAGATGAGGCGGAGCAAGTCTTTAAGCGCGACGGGCTGGAAGCCTTTACCGCCAGTGAAGTGGCCGCGGCCAATACGCCCTTGAGCGGCGGTCCGTTTAAGAACTTTCTAGCTGCTTTAAATGCCTTGCAGCGCGAGCTCTCTGATGACGATCCACCCATTCGCATCGCCTTGGTGACGGCGCGCTCTGCGCCCACCCACAAACGGGTTATTCAAACTTTGAGAAATTGGAATATTCGTATAGATGAGTCGCTATTCCTCGGTGGTTTAGACAAGGGCGAGTTTTTGGCGGCCTATGGTGCAGATGTATTTTTTGACGATCAGCCCGGTCATTGCGCATCGGCTAGTGAGCATGTTTCTACTGGACATGTCCCGCATGGCATTGCCAATAAAGTGGATGACTGA